The DNA segment CGGTCGGCCGCGGTGCCGGTTTCCTTTTCCACAATGCTGGCCAGGATCAGCGCCTCGTCGGGCGACTTGAGCGGCAGGTCGGCCGTGCGCAGCGCCCAGACCTGGTCCAGGCGGCGGTCCATGGCATGGGCGGCACGCTTGAGCACGGCCAGCCCGCTGCTGCCCTTGGCATAGGTATAGGTATCGGGGAAGAAACGCCCTTCGGCGGCCACACCGGGCTTGCCCAGGGCGGTCATGATGTCGGCCTCACTCAGCGCGGCGGTGTCCTGCTTCAGGAATTCATCCTTGGCCATGGCGGCGCGCATCTGGCGGAAGGTCCAGCCTTCGACAAAGGTGATGGCGCGCAGGCTTTCCTCGCCGCGTGCCAGCTTCTGTAGCAGCTCGTACGGCGTGGTGCCCGCCGGGATCTCGTAGTTGCCCGCCTTGATCTTGCGGTCCTGACCCGACAGGCGGAACCAGGCGTACAGCAGGCGGGCATCGGTCTGGATACCGCTTTTAACCACCTCGCGGGCCACGCCGCGCGGCGTGGTGCCGGGCTCGATCTCCAGCTCCGTGGTCTGCCCGTTCATGGGCAGGGGTTGGCCCAGCCACCATGCGGCCACACCGGCGGCCATGACAGCCAGCAAAATCAGACACAGCAGCCCTTGGAGCAATCGACGCACAAGCCCTCACCGTCAGAAAGTAGGTAGACCGGGGATCATAATTCACCCATGACCGCTCCTTTGCAAGGCATTGCCACCCTCACCCACCTGGGCGTCATTCGCGCACAAGGTGCCGACGCCGCCAGCTTTCTGCACGGCCAGCTGACCCAGGACTTCGCCCTGCTGGACACCCAGCACGCCCGCTTGGCCGCCTACTGCTCGGCCAAGGGCCGCATGCTGGCCAGCTTCATCGGCTTCAAGACCGGGCCGGAAGAAATCCTGCTGCTGTGCAGCCAGGACCTGCTGCCCGCCATGCTCAAGCGCCTGTCCATGTTTGTGCTGCGCGCCAAGTGCAAGCTCAGCGATGCCACGGCCGACTATGCGCTGTGTGGCCTGGCCGGCGACAGCGCAGCCCAGGCCACCGGCAACGCGGCGCCCTGGACGCTGCGCAGCGTGGATGCCGCCCATGTGGTGCAGCTCTACCCCGCTGGCGACACCCCGCGCGCGCTGTGGATCGCCCCGGCCGGCAGCGCTGTGCCTGCAGGCCCGGCCCTGGACAACGCCGCCTGGCTGTGGAGCGAAGTGGCCAGCGGCATCGCCACCTTGAGCCTGCCGGTGCAGGAACAGTTCGTGCCGCAGATGCTGAACTACGAATCCGTGGGCGGCGTGAACTTCAAGAAAGGCTGCTACCCCGGCCAGGAAGTGGTGGCCCGCAGCCAGTTCCGCGGCACGCTCAAGCGCCGCGCCTACATCGCACACGCCGAACAGCCGCTGACCGTGGGCGCCGAAGTGTTTGCCGCCAGCGATGCCGAGCAGCCCGTGGGCATGGTGGTGCAGTCCGCCGCAGCCCCTGCGGGAGGATTCGATGCCATTGTCTCGCTGCAGATCGCCTCGACCGACGAAGCCCTGAACGCCGGCGGCGTGGCCCTGGCGCTGCAGCCCCTGCCCTACGAGCTGCTGGCAGACATCTAAGCCAAGCCCCGGCGCAGGCACCCTGCACACTGCCGGGCGGTACGCACTGCCGCCCAGGCCACCGTCCGATCCGGCCACAGCTGCCGGGCGGCCGTGGGGCCACAGATTCTGGCTGACACGCTTTGACAAGCGCCGCCTCCATGCGCACCCTGGCAGCCAGGGCAGACTGAAGCTGCCCCGCCTGCAGCCAAGGAGCGCGCATGCACCCCACCACGCACATCCCGCCCGCCACGCCGGTCACGCCCATTGCCCACACCGCCTGTGCGTTGCTGGCCCTGCGCACCTTCGGCCTGTACACCGACAGCCCCTTCCCCCAGCACGACTACCTGCTCGACCCCGTCTCGCTGGGTCTGGCCGGTCTGGTGGTGGCCCTGCTCACGCTGCGCTGGTGGCTGCAGGGGCCGCAGGCCATAGCGTTGTCGTCTGCACCTGCGTCTGCATCGACATCTGCGGCGCCTGCATCTGGGTCCTCCGCCACGTCGGCAGACACCGCGGCGCCAGCGCCCAGCCTGGACGCCCCGCTGGCCCAGCTGAAAACGGCCATGTTCGCCGGCTTCTGGTACCTGGGCTACCTGTTCCCGCGCCGCAAGATCGCCGCCATCCTGCAGGAAAACCACCCGGGCCAGGCCAGCACATTCGACACGCACTTCGGCCTGTACCAGGGGATTGTGCAGATCCGCCACTTTCTGCTGGCCCACGGACTGGCCCTGCTGATGGCCGCCTATGCGCTGGGCGAAGGCGAAGCATTCACCGGAGGTGCCGTGGTGCAGGCGGTAGGCCCCGGCTGGATGCTGCTGTGCTGGAGCGTGTGCATCTACAGCAGCTGCTGGCTGTTGCTGGGCGCCGGCATGGCGCTGCGCCGCCTGGTGCTGCGTTCACGGCCTCCGGCAGGCTGATTGCCGTCCCTGCCGCGCCCCCCAGGTTCCCCAACCTCCAGTGTCCCAGTCACCCACGTGCCTGGGCATCGCTGGGCCTGCCGGTGTCCGGCTTACAGCACCCGGCGCATGGTGATGTGGTCGATGCCGGCTTCGGCGTAGACCTCGCCTTCGGGTACAAATCCGGCGCGGGCGTAGAAGTTCTGGGCATGGCACTGGGCGTGCAGCACCACCTCGCGGTCGCCCCGGGTACGGGCGGCCTCGACCAGGCGGTCCAGCACCTGGCGGCCCACGCGGCTGCCGCGCAGCTCACGGGCCACCGCCATGCGACCGATGCGGCCCACGCCGGGGGCATCACTGACCAGGCGGCCAGTGCCAACCGCCTGATTCAGGCGGTTGAACGCCACCACATGGCGACAGATGGGGTCGAACTCGTCCATCTCGATCTCGGGCGGCACGCCCTGCTCGCGCACAAAAACGTCTACCCGCAGGCGCTCAGCGGAACGGCCCAGGTCGTTCCAGCTGCCCGACTCCAGGCGCACCATCTCTTCACCGGCTTCAAACGCTGTGAGCAGATCGCGCAGCGCCTGGTGCACGGGCTGGGGCGTGCGTCCGGCGTCGGCAAACACGTACACCAGATGCAAGGTGTTCAGCAACTGGCGGCCCCGGAAGATGCCGCATTCAAACTGCAGCGAGGTGTTGCCTTGCTTGACGCAGCGTATGCCCACATCCAGCACATCGCCCATCACGGCCGCAGCGTGGTAGGTGACTTCGGCCTTCTTCACATACAGCTCGCCGCCCAACAGGGCCCAGCTGGCTTCATAAGGCATGGCGACCTGGCGCCAGTATTCGGTGACGGCCACGTCGGCATACATCATGTAATGCGCATTGAAGACGATTCTTTGCGCGTCCACTTCGGACCAGCGCACCACCAGACGGTGCTTGCAGCGGAAATCTTCGAGTTGCATGGCGATTCTCACAAAAAGGAAAGGGGGAAAGTGCTGACTCTCAGTGTGCGCCCAAAGCCGCTTTCAGTGCTTTGGCCGCATCGGCCTGCGCCTGGCGGGCTTCGGGGATGGCGCGGCCCATCTTGATGAACTCGTGCGTCACGCCGCGGTAGATCTCCAGATCGACCGCCACACCGGCCATGCGCAGCTTGTCAGCATAGGCCACGCCCTCGTCCACCAGCGGGTCCAGCTCGGCCAGGCAGATGAAGGCCGGAGCTACACCGTCCACGTCCGGGGCCAGCAGCGGGGCAAAGCGCCAGTCGGCGCGGTCGGCGTCGTCGCGCACATAGTTGCTGAAGAACCAGGCAATGCCTTCCTTTTCCAGCAGCAGGCCGTGGGCAAAGGTCTCGTGCGAATCCGTGTCCTGGTGGGCGGTGGTGCCGGGGTAGATCAGCAGCTGCAGCGCCAGCGGCAGGCCCGCATCGCGCGCCAGGATGGCACAGCTGGCGGCCAGCGTGCCGCCGGCACTGTCGCCGCCCACGGCCATGCGGGAGGTGTCCAGCCCCAGCGCCGTGCCTTCGGCGGCCAGCCATTGCAGCGCATCCCAGGCATCGTTGCTGGCGGTGGGGAACTGCCATTCCGGCGCCAGGCGGTAGTTCAGCGACACCACGGCGCAGCCCGCCTGGTGGGCCAGGCTGCGGCACAGCTGGTCGTGGGTGTCGATGCTGCCCACGGTAAACCCGCCGCCGTGCAGATACATCAGCACCGGCAGCGGCCGGCCCTCGCCCTCGCCCTCGCCCTCGCCTACACCCTGTGCCTGCGCCTGCGCCTGGGGCGCATACAGGCGCGCGGCCAGCAGGGCGCCGTCGCGGGCGGGAATCTGCAGCTCCTCCACCCGCGGCAGCGCGATCTTGGCGATTTCCAGCACGCCGGCACCGGCCTCATAGGCCGCGCGGGCCTGCTGGGGCGTGAGCTGGTGCATATGCGGGCGGTTGGCCCGTGCCATGCGGCGCAGCACATCGCGCATCGCAGGGGTCAGGGGGTACTGGGGCAGGAAGTCGGTGGCGTCGTTCACGGCGGACAAGGCAGTCAAGCGAGGGCAGCGCCACCACGCTTGCAGCGGCACGGCCTCCCTGAAGAGAGGGAAAGCTGTGCATCATGCAGCAAAAACACCGCCCTGGCGGGCAGACGGGCGTTGCCGCGGCGGGGGCTCCCCCTCTAACGGCCCTGCACTGTCGCGCAGTGGACGGTCTGCCCGCCCGCCTGCGGGTTACAGCGCTTGGCAGCGCCCCTGCCCCGCCCTACATTGAAACGTTTTTCCATCTCTGGTTTGCTTTGGAGCGATTCCCCACATGGCTTTCATCAACTACGTCACCCAGATCCAGTTCGACTTTGGCGCCGTGAAGCTGCTGCGCCAGGAATGCGAACGCGTGGGCATCAGCAAACCGCTGATCGTGACCGACCCCGGCGTCAAGGCGGCGGGCATCCTGCAAAAGGCCGTGGATGCGCTGGGCGACCTGCCCCACGCCGTGTTTGACCAGACCCCCAGCAACCCCACGGAAGCCGCAGTGCGCGCCGCCGCAGCCCTCTACCAGGCCCAGGGCTGCGACGGCCTGATTGCCGTCGGGGGCGGCAGCGCCATCGACTGCGCCAAGGGCGTGGCCATTGCCGCCACGCACGCAGGGCCGCTGTCCCACTACGCCACCATCGAAGGCGGCTCGCCCCGCATCACCGAACAGGTCGCCCCGCTGATTGCCGTGCCCACCACCAGCGGCACCGGCAGCGAAGTGGCGCGCGGCGCCATCATCATCGTGGACGACCACCGCAAGCTGGGCTTCCACAGCTGGCACCTGGTGCCCAAGACCGCCATCTGCGACCCGGAGCTGACCTACGGCCTGCCCCCGCTGCTGACCGCCGCCACCGGCATGGACGCCATTGCCCACTGCATGGAAACCTTCATGTCCGCCGCGTTCAACCCGCCGGCCGACGGCATTGCGCTGGACGGGCTGACCCGGGGCTGGGCCCATATCGAGGCCGCCACCCGCAACGGCCAGGACGCCGAGGCGCGCCGCCAGCTGATGAGTGCCAGCATGCAGGGCGCCATGGCCTTCCAGAAAGGGCTGGGCTGCGTGCACAGCCTCAGCCACAGCCTGGGCGGCGTGAACCCGCGCCTGCACCACGGCACGCTCAACGCCATGTTCCTGCCGGCGGTGGTGCGCTTCAACGCCGCCGCCGACAGCGTGCAGCGCGAAGACCGCCTGAACCGCATGGCCCACGCCATGGGCCTGCGCAGCGGCAGCGACATTCCCGAAGCCATCCGCGACATGAACGCCCGCCTGGGCCTGCCCGCCGGCCTGGCCGCCATGGGCGTGGAGACCGGCTGGTATGCCCAGGTGATTGCCGGTGCGCTGAAAGACCACTGCCACGGCACCAACCCGCGCATCGCCTCGGCCCAGGATTACGAGGACATGCTGGCCACCTCGATGTAAACGGCCGGCGCAGGGCCGGCCGGGACCAGATGGTCCTGCGCTGGCCATCACACTGGCAACCCCAGCGCTGCCAGGTCCGCCTGCCCCCTAGCTCGTCTCACCTGTCTCACCCGCCGCACGCGGCCCGCCATCGGCCGGCGGCGATGGCGGCGGTGCCAAGGGCGGCGTACCCCCCGCACCGGGGGGCGCCGCGGCGGCGTCGGCCTGCACCGCCGCCATCACCTCCTGCGCCATCAGGCCCAGCAGCGTCAGTTCTTCCGCGCTGATGCCACGCAGCGCATCGTGCAGGATGCACAGGCTGCCCAGCACCCGGCCCTTGCCATCCACCAGCGGTACCCCGGCGTAAAAGCGCACCTGGGCGGCGGCCAGCACCGGGTTGTCGGCAAAGCGGGGGTCGCGGGCCACATCGTTCACCACCACCGGCGCATGGTCGTGCACCACATAGGAACAGATGGCCTGGTCGCGCGGCAGACCGGCCTGCTCGGGCGGCGTGCCGTCGGCCACCAGCAGCCCGCCGGGGGTGTGCACCCAGTCCCGGTCCACCAGCGAGACCTGGGCGTACTTCACGCCAAAGGCATGGGCGGCTTTCTGCGCCGCATCGTGGAACAGGCGCACCGGTGGGTGCTGCAGCAGGCCGCTGGCGTGCAGTGCCTGCAGGCGCTCCGCCTCGTCGTCGGGCAGCGCTGCGGGCACATGGCCGCCGGGCGCCGCCCCATCGGCGGCTTCCAGCTGCTGCAGGCGCAGCACCAGCTCCTGCACGCTGGTGACCACGGCCTGCACCCCCAGGCGCTGGGCCGTGCCCTCGCCCAGCAGGTGGCTGGGGGCGTTCCACAGCGCCAGCACCACCTGGATCCGGGGCGTCTGCTGGTGCAGGCGGCGCAGCCGCCGCAGGATGAAGCGCACCTGGGCCTGGGGCTGCGGGTGCAGCACGGACAGCACCAGCCAGCGCACGTCCTGCCAGCCGGCGATTTCGGCCTGCTCGATGGCGCTGCTCAGCGGCTGTCCGGCATGGCTGGCGGCATAGCCATGCAGCGCCAGGCTGTGGGCGGCCATCTGGGCGGCCAGGGCGTCCATGTCCCAGCGTGCTCCCACACAGTGCACCCGGCCGCTGCGCGTGGCGGCGGGCGGCGGGAAGGCTTCGTACAGCTCCTCCAGCAGCTCGTCCAGGCCGGAAGACAGCCGCAGCCGGTGCTCGGCCGTGGCGACATCGGCATAGTGGTTGCTGACCAGGCGCAGCGTGGAAATGCCGCCGCTGTCGTAGAAGCCCTGCACCGCCGTGGCGCGGTCGGCA comes from the Comamonas terrigena NBRC 13299 genome and includes:
- the mltG gene encoding endolytic transglycosylase MltG, yielding MAAGVAAWWLGQPLPMNGQTTELEIEPGTTPRGVAREVVKSGIQTDARLLYAWFRLSGQDRKIKAGNYEIPAGTTPYELLQKLARGEESLRAITFVEGWTFRQMRAAMAKDEFLKQDTAALSEADIMTALGKPGVAAEGRFFPDTYTYAKGSSGLAVLKRAAHAMDRRLDQVWALRTADLPLKSPDEALILASIVEKETGTAADRGQIAGVFVNRLRVGMLLQTDPTVIYGMGEKFDGNLRRNDLRTDTPWNTYTRPGLPPTPIAMPGKAALMAAVQPAATKALYFVARGDGSSHFSATLDEHNRAVNRYQRGGN
- a CDS encoding YgfZ/GcvT domain-containing protein; protein product: MTAPLQGIATLTHLGVIRAQGADAASFLHGQLTQDFALLDTQHARLAAYCSAKGRMLASFIGFKTGPEEILLLCSQDLLPAMLKRLSMFVLRAKCKLSDATADYALCGLAGDSAAQATGNAAPWTLRSVDAAHVVQLYPAGDTPRALWIAPAGSAVPAGPALDNAAWLWSEVASGIATLSLPVQEQFVPQMLNYESVGGVNFKKGCYPGQEVVARSQFRGTLKRRAYIAHAEQPLTVGAEVFAASDAEQPVGMVVQSAAAPAGGFDAIVSLQIASTDEALNAGGVALALQPLPYELLADI
- a CDS encoding GNAT family N-acetyltransferase, whose amino-acid sequence is MQLEDFRCKHRLVVRWSEVDAQRIVFNAHYMMYADVAVTEYWRQVAMPYEASWALLGGELYVKKAEVTYHAAAVMGDVLDVGIRCVKQGNTSLQFECGIFRGRQLLNTLHLVYVFADAGRTPQPVHQALRDLLTAFEAGEEMVRLESGSWNDLGRSAERLRVDVFVREQGVPPEIEMDEFDPICRHVVAFNRLNQAVGTGRLVSDAPGVGRIGRMAVARELRGSRVGRQVLDRLVEAARTRGDREVVLHAQCHAQNFYARAGFVPEGEVYAEAGIDHITMRRVL
- a CDS encoding alpha/beta hydrolase; the protein is MRDVLRRMARANRPHMHQLTPQQARAAYEAGAGVLEIAKIALPRVEELQIPARDGALLAARLYAPQAQAQAQGVGEGEGEGEGRPLPVLMYLHGGGFTVGSIDTHDQLCRSLAHQAGCAVVSLNYRLAPEWQFPTASNDAWDALQWLAAEGTALGLDTSRMAVGGDSAGGTLAASCAILARDAGLPLALQLLIYPGTTAHQDTDSHETFAHGLLLEKEGIAWFFSNYVRDDADRADWRFAPLLAPDVDGVAPAFICLAELDPLVDEGVAYADKLRMAGVAVDLEIYRGVTHEFIKMGRAIPEARQAQADAAKALKAALGAH
- a CDS encoding iron-containing alcohol dehydrogenase, which translates into the protein MAFINYVTQIQFDFGAVKLLRQECERVGISKPLIVTDPGVKAAGILQKAVDALGDLPHAVFDQTPSNPTEAAVRAAAALYQAQGCDGLIAVGGGSAIDCAKGVAIAATHAGPLSHYATIEGGSPRITEQVAPLIAVPTTSGTGSEVARGAIIIVDDHRKLGFHSWHLVPKTAICDPELTYGLPPLLTAATGMDAIAHCMETFMSAAFNPPADGIALDGLTRGWAHIEAATRNGQDAEARRQLMSASMQGAMAFQKGLGCVHSLSHSLGGVNPRLHHGTLNAMFLPAVVRFNAAADSVQREDRLNRMAHAMGLRSGSDIPEAIRDMNARLGLPAGLAAMGVETGWYAQVIAGALKDHCHGTNPRIASAQDYEDMLATSM